ATGtccatttatttgtttaaaattcccTACTAATATTGTACCgaactcgaaaaaaaaattgtaagattTTCTGTAGACCAATTCATTACCTCATGATAAAGTAACTGAAAACCAGTTTGAAACTAATCGAAAAACATCACTTAATAAAATGGATGTTTTGAAAAGTCCATTTTGataaactatgtttttacataggtagtgtgaatatgagttataattattaatgtatttatataaagttaATATGTTTACATAGAATGTGCAAATcagttaagtatttaaaatatttccttttaaTTCTAACCATGTGAAATGTCTTTAGCTTTATCTTTTTTATatctacaaaatgtaaaaaatattaattctgtTGTGGACAGCTgctcaatattttgaaacatcattaagtatacatttatatgatatagATCGGGAATATTGACAATTAAGAAATGTTGATTTTAGTTTTGACCTAGAGCTACttgaattttggaaaattgtgGTACATTTGGATGGTAATACAAATGTTATGTTTCTTTTTTTGAGTAAATTCATTAACTTCGTAAGTTCTTAATTAAACTACTCCAAGCAGTGCGTGTACCGTTAAAGCGGGATACTTTGCTCCAGAGGTTAAACATTgctccaaaaaaaatatatattgatatcaaTCGTCGCACATTACGATTTTGTGATAAGcgattgtagttttttttatcttgttgTTATTTTCATGACAAATGTTTTGAAACGTTTCAAACATCAACCTGTCAGTTTGCCTCCAAGGTGTATGTCGTGATAAGAGttgttatcaaaaacaaaaaaaatcgcaACGGAAAAGTTGTCCAAAATCTACAAGATTGAAATTTAATATCcaggtaaaatgtattttaattagtaaCATACCTTCTGAACTTCAAAaacatatatagtttattacaattttattgttatttttaaatatttatctgtattttgataaataaaccaaaaatcataaaatttcaTGTAACTTTGctccaaacatttttttgtatttactattttattttattttagcatgCCTAACAAGTACAAACGAACAGTGGGTTCAAGGccctataaaaactattcagaACACACATTGAAACGTTGTTTACTTGCTGTGAAGACCAAACAAATGACTCAACGAGAAGCTGAAAAAGCCTTCAAAATTCCTCGGCGAACAatcattaacaaattaaaagCCCATCATGTACAACCTGTGGGACGTCCCACTGTATTTACTGAACAAGAGGAGAACAATTTTGTTGGAAACATTCATGTTATGAGTGAATATGGCTTTCCTATTGATAAGACTGatcttaaatttattattaagtcatATTTGGACAGAAATGGTAGgcatgttaaattttttaaaaacaatctaCCTGGTCGTACATGGACAGATAATTTCATTGAACGTCACAAAACCTTAAGTGTTCGCTTAGCTTCTAATATTAAAAGGTCAAGGGCCTCTGTAAATGCCGAAACCTTAACagagtatataaataatttaaaaataactctttCTGATGTTTAtccacaaaatatatataattatgatgagACCAACCTAACGGATAACCCTGGGCAAAAAAAAGTTCTTGTAAAAAGAGGATCAAAGTATCCTGAACGAATATGTAACACCTCAAAAGTCAGCATTAGCTTAATGATATGTGGGAATGCTGTTGTTGACATTCTTCCTCCATACGTTGTGTATAAAGCTAAAGGTCTTTGGGAGAATTGGACGGAGCATGGACCCAAAGGCTGCCGCTATAATGCCACAACTTCTGGATGGTTTGatgcaaatatttttacagattGGTTTAATATTACACTACTtcgccatttaaaaaaaaaaacaggtaaaaAAGTTGTAATTGGGGACAACTTATCATCCCATTTAACACCTGAAGTCAATGAGAAGTGTAAAGAAAATGATATATCGTCGGCTTCGTGGCAAAACCTCCAAAgtcgaaaaaattgattttttttttttttttcgttggaTGCACTGTATTTTTGTGCTCATTTTGATACCGCGAAAactaatttatgataaatatttcatatgataacatacaaaatataaaactcgTATCTCAATAGACAAAAGTAAAACCACGTAAGTCGACTTACGAGGTTTTGCTTTTGCCAGCTTTATCaaaatacagaataataaaataataactgaattTTTAATTCTCCCTAACCTAACCAGAGTCcagaatattgttttaataacgtaggtaatttattaaatgtgaagtttttatttaaaatattcatgtacttagcatattaattatatttaataatacattagtaTTCAGTCATGTCTTTACTGGGAGATGATGATATTTTAGATTTCTTAAATGAATTTGATGATACTATTAATGACTTAAGTGTTGAAGAAACAGGTGATCTGAATAACTGTGATTTGTTAAGTGTTTCTGATGGTCCTATTGCTGAAGGTAATTTactagattaataatattaatatattttataagctaaaatattcattgttttaatattaattgtattatacttaattaaataatataggattAGAAACTGACTGTAGTGAAAATGTTTCGGATGGTAAAAATGCTGATGAAATAAGTACTCTGAATAACTTGTTAAGTTTATCTAATGTTCCCATTATtgaaggtaatatatttttgtaaattaaaatatttagttttctaattaggtatttataaggttataaattaaatacataggGTTAGAAACTGAAATTAGTGACAATAACCCTCACCCTGTCAAGgcaaaaagaaaattacattttcaaactggtgATGAATTAGACTGGATGAAAAACAAGAACAAACTTTTAAGAATGAAAGGAAAAGATTATAAGGGATTGAAGAAAAATAAAgacaataaatttgtattatctgAAAATAAATCTGCCAGAAAAATGGGGCCAAGGTGTGATTCCacattctgtaaaaaaaatgtagttaagAGAAAATGTTTTACTATCAAAGACGATGATAGggaacaattatttaaatcattttgggATAATATGACATGGTGTGAACGTAAAACTTATGTGTCAGCTCTATGTCAGATACACCCTACTAAAGTTAATAAAACAGGAACTAATATTTCTAGACGGGCAgatacaatttcatattttttaaacattaataatgaaaaattacaagtctgtaaaaaaatgttcctaCAAACACTTTGTTTGAATGAGTGGTCAGTCAGGAATTGGATTACTAAATCTTCATCTGGTACAGGAATACATATAagtcctaaaattataaaaaagaaaaaggaaGTTGGAAGATTATCTGGTGGAAAAGATGaattgatgaattttttcaataaattgccAATATTACCATCTCACTATTGTAGATCCAGTTCTAAAAAATTTTATCTAGAATCATTGTTTGAATCAAAGACTGCCTTGTATAATGCCTATAAATCTGAATTAGCCCAAACCAGAAAGAAGGTAATTTGTAAAACTGACTTTTTTCAAGAATTTGATAAAAGGAATCTTGCTTTATATTCACCCAAGAAAGATTGTTGTGATCTTTGTGAGGGGTTTAAATATGGTCACATCTCTCAAGCTGATTATGATATTCATCAAAATCGAAAAACCGAAGCAAGAGAtgctaaaaatttaagtaaagAGTTTGCCATAAATAACCCTAATAAATATGCTTCATTAACTATGGATGTCCAAGCTGTCAAATTAGCACCCTTTATTAGAGCCTCATCTATGTACTATAAGACAAAACTTTGTGTGCataattttactgtttttaatCAGGCTACTGCAGACGTTTGTTGTTATTTGTGGGATGAAACAAATGGTGGTCTAGAGGCATCTGTTTTTGCTACTATGGTTTTAGATTATCTAAGCAATATGATTGAGAATACTCCCACTTTATGTAATATCTCACTATTTAGCGATGGTTGTGGATATCAAAATAGAAATTCTATACTTTCAAATGCCTTGTTAAAGTTTGCAATAGACCAAAATGTTACAGTTACACAAAACTTTCTTGAAAAAGGACACACACAGATGGAAGTTGATAGTGTTCATCATACCATagaaatgaaattaaaaaaaagagaaaTTCATTTACCAACGGATTATATCAATGTTTGTAAGGATGCCCGTATTAAGATTCCTTATAgggttaaatatttagaattttcatgttttaatgattattcACCAGTTAAATACTATACCTCAATTAGACCAGGTTCATCTAAAGGTGATCCTACAGTTACAGATATCAGATGTCTTAAATATAAACCTGACTCATTTATACAGTACAAATTAATGTATGATGATGAATGGAAGGATTTACCccacagaaacaaaaaaattggcACATTCCAAGTAAAAAGGTTGTATAAGGAtaggataaaaattaaaaatgagaaATTTGAACACCTACAACAGCTCAAGAGTGTCCTACCGAAACATACCTggcaatattatgataatgtacctcataatattacaagcagtaaaactaaaaaattctgAAGTTGTAATTTGATctagtttttaagtaattaaagatttttaaattgtattattaataacatactaaagggttaaaaattatttgttgagTTTGCTAAgatttgttgaatattttattttatttaaatgtgataattattataatcaagtctgacactttttttttatctttaaacattaaaagttgctttttttaatataatttgtttgagaTTTTAAAATAGTGATATTACAATAGTCTGAAATTAGGCATGTTATGTTCTTGAATAAGCTTACAgttgtgatttattttttaataaagtgatattatgataaaatatgaattataaaaatgttttccttAAAAAAGTTACAGTAAAACCTCGTATCTCAAAATTTCGTAAAATCAAAAACTCGTAAGTCAAATttctattatacaaaataaaaaaataatctttttctTCATTGAATTAAATcgacaatataattaattaacataatataaaaaaaaaatatgtaattgtgAAATATATAACCCTACCACAGTTTTTTGCTCCTCCTGAAAAGTTTGATAAAAGTGACTTCAGAGGTTTTGCCACGAAGCCGACGATATACTTTGTGTGCCTACCACCCAACAGCACGCATCTCACGCAGCCATTAGATGTTGCACTATTTCATCCCATGAAAATGGCATGGAGAAAAATACTTGGGGAATGGAAAGGAACAACTAATGGCTTAAAAAATCTAATCCTACAAAAGCAGTCATTTCcaggattattaaaaaaacttttgtaTGTATTGGAACCAACATTAAAAACTACATTACAAAATAGATTTAGGAAGTGTGGTATATTTCCTTGTGGAGTTGAAGAATTATTGAATAGACTTCCTAATGCTTTAAATGCAAGTTCTAGTGTTGATGAAtcatttattgaacatttaaaagttaaaagagCAGAAACCACACAGCCTACaacaaaaaggaaaaaaatttaagttcctGCAGGAACAAGTTATGCACATGTTGATGATGAGTTATCAGACATTGATGCTAATATAAGTGCAGAAGCCATACTAATCAATACTAATAGTGAATCGAGTTCAGTATATGATATAGATGATTGCCCAGTGACCAGTGATGGAAAATATGCTGTAAATAATTTTGTGATTGTgaattatcttaataatatgtacccgGGTCTAATAACTAGTATTGATGTAGATGGTGCCATTGTCAAATCTATGGAAAAAACTAAGGCATTTTATAAATGGCCAATTAAGGAAGATACAATGTTCTACAAGTGGagtgatattttaatgaaaataaaaccacCAGTGTTTGTGAGACGAGGATACTTTAAAGTTGTAGAGTTGGATGAATATACCACTTAattatgtgataataatataaaattcataagtctgataatgttatttatattgtttaaaaaattatttatattttcaatattatcattacctatTATGGTAATTATAAGAGACTGTTAACTTATAAATGTCTTAAAGTTTgctattgtttttttgtttaaaatatattgaaaaaagtcTTTCAATAAACTaagaaaagaaataaaaatagtttttattgttaaaaaagttatttttgtattgttaatgttatgttattattacctattataaagagactgttaagttataattttgttaaaaagtaatattgttctgtttactattgtaattttgtttaaatatatatattgaaaaaagtctttcaataaactgaaaaaaaaaatagtttttattattatattatgtataggttcaAATAAGTTAAAACACAGGTACTAAACATTGCACCAAaagaaattatatacattaaagtaAGGTAATTGTAATCATGGTGCAATGCCACCTGCAATGTATTTTAACTTTGCTCCAAAATTTTGGGAAAAAATAAGTAAGTCACTAGTACAAAaatcggatttttttttaattgttcttaCCCTTcaacatgtatacatataaaacaaCACGAACTGGTAATTTTTATCTTTGTTATTGAagctataatataggtttaaacttaaaaagtaataaatttggAGCAAAGTATCCCGCTTTTACggtattaaaagatttttttcttatattaactTAAATGAAACTTAAGTACGCAATAGGCTATCAACAGAATTGTTAATTAGCATTTagcaatcaaaaaatattttaaattctcaacAATCTTGctactatttaaaattgataatgctatgataaaaaaaaacataacagttctatgtacaaattttaaaaattgctgaAATCCTCTTAAGTATAGTGTTAtacaacaaaacaacaaaaaaggattaataattgttaatattttgtattgttttcaatttgttgtcttgttatgatattatgttatttattattaatacaaatgtatttcagctaaaaaaatatattttttgttataaacaatggtttgtttagtttataaatattgttatgaataagtattattaaacatagaaAATAAGCAAGGATGTAATAGTTAGTAAACAATTAAgaaatgtagtatttataaaacaagtagaattacagaattaaataatgattgtaaATTAGAATAAACAGGTACAATCCCGAAACTGTA
This genomic window from Metopolophium dirhodum isolate CAU chromosome 1, ASM1992520v1, whole genome shotgun sequence contains:
- the LOC132937424 gene encoding uncharacterized protein LOC132937424 — encoded protein: MPNKYKRTVGSRPYKNYSEHTLKRCLLAVKTKQMTQREAEKAFKIPRRTIINKLKAHHVQPVGRPTVFTEQEENNFVGNIHVMSEYGFPIDKTDLKFIIKSYLDRNGRHVKFFKNNLPGRTWTDNFIERHKTLSVRLASNIKRSRASVNAETLTEYINNLKITLSDVYPQNIYNYDETNLTDNPGQKKVLVKRGSKYPERICNTSKVSISLMICGNAVVDILPPYVVYKAKGLWENWTEHGPKGCRYNATTSGWFDANIFTDWFNITLLRHLKKKTGKKVVIGDNLSSHLTPEVNEKCKENDISSASWQNLQSRKN